One Anolis carolinensis isolate JA03-04 chromosome 4, rAnoCar3.1.pri, whole genome shotgun sequence DNA window includes the following coding sequences:
- the znf706 gene encoding zinc finger protein 706, which yields MARGQQKIQSQQKNAKKQAGQKKKQGHDQKAAAKAALIYTCTVCRTQMPDPKTFKQHFESKHPKTPLPPELADVQA from the exons ATGGCTCGTGGACAGCAGAAGATCCAGTCACAGCAGAAAAATGCCAAAAAACAAGCTGGACAGAAAAAGAAACAAGGCCATGATCAGAAGGCTGCAGCTAAGGCTGCTTTAATATATACATGCACCGTTTGTAGG ACACAGATGCCAGATCCCAAGACCTTCAAGCAGCACTTTGAGAGTAAGCATCCGAAGACTCCACTCCCTCCAGAACTGGCTGATGTTCAGGCATGA